From the genome of Salvelinus namaycush isolate Seneca chromosome 10, SaNama_1.0, whole genome shotgun sequence, one region includes:
- the si:dkey-38n4.2 gene encoding uncharacterized protein si:dkey-38n4.2 isoform X2: MEDKSPGTYKVTNAALQRLRRRMENLKKHSSTCEARFEKEKINPEAQMSDTEAASTSEAASTSEAASTSEAASTSGSIVNVLDDAPPLIRTDSIYLTKAMLGYKTDDSITSIDNSEGDYVPGPSESSEEDNSDDFSEPKTRVDSSKHVDLVSEGDSSDKIAGVKRRNHYKKTSKRCRSSSEENSSNEETELKRKNQYANTYKRCTSSPMSNTSSESLLVMNVSELDGSKKYHQKKHFCLFCEQPQSKIARHLQRKHGDEIEVATALRFAKRSKARRLQLNLLRKKGNRAHNIQALKEGKGVLVPCKQTSNDKTNHQDYQHCFACHGLFKRKSMWRHVARCTLAQHVRKEMPGKTRIQALCANAQPVAKGVSEKVWKLVSNMAQDDVAHAVKQDRYILALGEKMYNKKGENPSQHQHIRQTLRELGRLVIKGRKVTPLKKMKDYINPKHFQHIIKAVKEVTGYDEKTNKFEKATLATKLGQSIQKIADIMEGEALITQNEEKLKLVRDFQGIYRLRWNEMISSAAYRTLEQKKWNAPQLIPLADDVKKIHMYLDEKQKQYYNQLCDEKTSGKWSNLAKVILAQMIIFNRKREGEVSKMSVATFHSRDKSPLNKDVAVALTEVERLLCAHFERIETCGKRGRKVPVILTPVMVESLELLIKERCSCGVSEGNIYLFARPGYDTHFRGNDCIRAYAKQCGAKLPEALSSTKLRKQVATLSRVLNLNDTEQDQFADFLGHDIRIHRKFYRLPEGTLQLAKISKILMACEQGRLAEFKGKSLDQITISPSEKSMAENNEAADSCSSENDSEREESSEKSYEENLTGEMSAIRAKQPMTKGKLGQKRGSHEIDAAATDCASENDSEREESSEKSYEENLTGEMSAIRAKQPITKGKLGQKRGSHGAKGTKRFWSTIEVDAVEDSLMNFIRMGKTPGKQDCEKCIAASGQALVNRDWRAVKFYVHNRIVADQRK; this comes from the exons GCACTGCAGAGGCTAAGAAGGCGCATggaaaatctaaagaagcatagttCAACTTGTGAGGCCAGATTTGAAAAGGAAAAGATAAATCCCGAAGCGCAG ATGTCAGACaccgaggctgccagtacctctgaggctgccagtacctctgaggctgccagtacctctgaggctgccagtacttcTGGGTCGATAGTCAATGTGTTGGATGATGCACCACCGTTGATCAGAACAGACAGTATATAC TTGACCAAAGCTATGCTTGGATACAAGACTGATGACTCAATAACCAGCATTGACAACAGTGAAGGTGATTATGTCCCAGGGCCATCAGAATCATCAGAGGAAGACAATTCTGATGATTTTTCAGAACCAAAGACAAGGGTGGACAGCAGTAAACACGTTGATTTAGTCTCAGAGGGAGACAGTTCAGATAAAATAGCAGGAGTCAAGAGAAGGAATCACTACAAGAAGACTAGCAAGAGATGCAGAAGTTCCTCAGAAGAAAACAGCTCAAATGAAGAAACAGAACTCAAGAGAAAGAATCAATATGCAAATACTTATAAGAGATGTACTAGTTCCCCAATGTCAAACACTAGCAGTGAATCATTGCTTGTAATGAATGTCTCAGAATTAGATGGATCCAAAAAGTACCACCAAAAAAAGCACTTCTGTCTGTTTTGCGAGCAACCGCAATCCAAAATTGCCCGTCATTTACAACGTAAACATGGGGATGAAATAGAAGTAGCTACTGCACTTCGGTTTGCAAAGAGATCAAAAGCTAGGAGACTTCAGCTGAATCTTCTTCGCAAGAAGGGGAATCGGGCACACAACATTCAGGCACTTAAAGAAGGAAAGGGGGTTTTGGTACCATGTAAACAAACAAGTAATGACAAGACCAATCACCAGGACTATCAGCATTGTTTTGCCTGCCATGGGCTCTTTAAACGCAAATCTATGTGGAGGCATGTGGCAAGGTGCACACTAGCACAACACGTTCGAAAGGAGATGCCTGGCAAAACCAGAATACAGGCGCTCTGTGCTAATGCTCAACCGGTTGCTAAAGGAGTGAGTGAAAAGGTATGGAAACTTGTGAGTAACATGGCTCAAGATGATGTAGCCCATGCAGTAAAACAAGACAGATACATCTTGGCATTGGGTGAAAAAATGTACAACAAGAAAGGGGAGAACCCCTCACAACACCAGCACATTCGTCAAACTTTGCGAGAACTAGGGAGACTTGTGATTAAAGGTAGAAAGGTGACACCACTGAAAAAGATGAAGGATTATATCAACCCAAAACACTTCCAACACATCATAAAAGCTGTCAAAGAAGTGACTGGCTATGATGAAAAGACAAACAAATTCGAAAAAGCAACCCTGGCGACAAAGCTTGGGCAAAGCATCCAGAAAATTGCAGACATCATGGAGGGTGAAGCTCTTATTACCCAGAATGAAGAAAAGTTGAAGCTTGTCCGAGACTTCCAAGGCATCTACCGTCTTCGCTGGAATGAAATGATCTCTTCTGCTGCATATCGTACACTTGAACAGAAGAAATGGAACGCACCGCAGCTTATTCCATTAGCAGATGACGTTAAAAAAATACACATGTACTTAGATGAAAAGCAGAAACAATACTACAACCAACTGTGCGATGAGAAAACCTCAGGAAAATGGAGCAATCTAGCAAAAGTGATACTGGCTCAGATGATTATCTTCaacaggaaaagagagggagaggtgtcaAAGATGTCTGTGGCAACATTTCACTCCAGGGACAAATCCCCACTTAACAAAGATGTTGCAGTGGCGCTAACAGAGGTTGAGAGACTACTCTGTGCGCATTTTGAACGCATTGAAACCTGTGGGAAGCGTGGCAGGAAGGTGCCTGTAATCCTTACTCCAGTGATGGTGGAATCTTTAGAGCTGCTTATCAAAGAGCGGTGCTCATGTGGAGTGAGCGAAGGAAATATCTACTTATTTGCCAGGCCAGGATATGATACACATTTTCGGGGGAATGACTGCATCCGCGCCTATGCCAAACAATGTGGTGCCAAGTTACCTGAAGCATTGTCATCAACTAAACTACGAAAACAGGTTGCCACCCTCTCCAGAGTGTTAAATCTCAATGATACAGAACAGGACCAGTTTGCTGACTTCTTGGGTCACGACATTCGGATTCATCGAAAGTTCTACCGTCTTCCAGAGGGAACGCTTCAGTTGGCCAAAATAAGTAAAATACTGATGGCATGTGAACAGGGCAGATTGGCAGAGTTCAAGGGGAAAAGTCTGGATCAAATAACCATCAGTCCCAGTG AAAAAAGCATGGCTGAAAATAATGAGGCTGCAGACTCTTGTTCATCAGAGAACGActctgagagagaggagtcatcTGAAAAATCCTATGAAGAAAATCTGACCG gagagatgtcagcgattcgggccaaacagccaatgactaagggaaagctgggacaaaagAGAGGCTCACATG AAATTGATGCTGCAGCCACTGATTGTGCATCAGAGAACGACTCTGAGAGAGAGGAGTCGTCTGAAAAATCCTATGAAGAAAATCTGACCG gagagatgtcagcgattcgggccaaacagccaatcaccaagggaaagctgggacaaaagAGAGGCTCACATG GTGCCAAAGGAACAAAAAGGTTTTGGTCGACAATAGAGGTGGATGCAGTTGAAGATTCCTTGATGAATTTTATCCGAATGGGAAAAACGCCTGGAAAACAAGACTGTGAGAAATGCATTGCTGCTTCTGGCCAAGCGCTAGTAAACAGGGACTGGAGAGCAGTAAAGTTCTatgtacacaacagaatagtTGCAGATCAGAGAAAATAA
- the si:dkey-38n4.2 gene encoding uncharacterized protein si:dkey-38n4.2 isoform X1, giving the protein MITAPLLVNDNSHWCPPAPLLVNDNSHWCPPAHPLLCAEQSCHSIKSQRFFLSSFTKALQRLRRRMENLKKHSSTCEARFEKEKINPEAQMSDTEAASTSEAASTSEAASTSEAASTSGSIVNVLDDAPPLIRTDSIYLTKAMLGYKTDDSITSIDNSEGDYVPGPSESSEEDNSDDFSEPKTRVDSSKHVDLVSEGDSSDKIAGVKRRNHYKKTSKRCRSSSEENSSNEETELKRKNQYANTYKRCTSSPMSNTSSESLLVMNVSELDGSKKYHQKKHFCLFCEQPQSKIARHLQRKHGDEIEVATALRFAKRSKARRLQLNLLRKKGNRAHNIQALKEGKGVLVPCKQTSNDKTNHQDYQHCFACHGLFKRKSMWRHVARCTLAQHVRKEMPGKTRIQALCANAQPVAKGVSEKVWKLVSNMAQDDVAHAVKQDRYILALGEKMYNKKGENPSQHQHIRQTLRELGRLVIKGRKVTPLKKMKDYINPKHFQHIIKAVKEVTGYDEKTNKFEKATLATKLGQSIQKIADIMEGEALITQNEEKLKLVRDFQGIYRLRWNEMISSAAYRTLEQKKWNAPQLIPLADDVKKIHMYLDEKQKQYYNQLCDEKTSGKWSNLAKVILAQMIIFNRKREGEVSKMSVATFHSRDKSPLNKDVAVALTEVERLLCAHFERIETCGKRGRKVPVILTPVMVESLELLIKERCSCGVSEGNIYLFARPGYDTHFRGNDCIRAYAKQCGAKLPEALSSTKLRKQVATLSRVLNLNDTEQDQFADFLGHDIRIHRKFYRLPEGTLQLAKISKILMACEQGRLAEFKGKSLDQITISPSEKSMAENNEAADSCSSENDSEREESSEKSYEENLTGEMSAIRAKQPMTKGKLGQKRGSHEIDAAATDCASENDSEREESSEKSYEENLTGEMSAIRAKQPITKGKLGQKRGSHGAKGTKRFWSTIEVDAVEDSLMNFIRMGKTPGKQDCEKCIAASGQALVNRDWRAVKFYVHNRIVADQRK; this is encoded by the exons tgataacagcccctctattagtcaatgataacagtcattggtgtcccccagcccctctattagtcaatgataacagtcattggtgtcccccaGCCCATCCCCTGTTGTGTGCCGAGCAATCTTGTCATTCTATTAAGTCTCAACGTTTCTTTTTGTCTTCCTTTACAAAGGCACTGCAGAGGCTAAGAAGGCGCATggaaaatctaaagaagcatagttCAACTTGTGAGGCCAGATTTGAAAAGGAAAAGATAAATCCCGAAGCGCAG ATGTCAGACaccgaggctgccagtacctctgaggctgccagtacctctgaggctgccagtacctctgaggctgccagtacttcTGGGTCGATAGTCAATGTGTTGGATGATGCACCACCGTTGATCAGAACAGACAGTATATAC TTGACCAAAGCTATGCTTGGATACAAGACTGATGACTCAATAACCAGCATTGACAACAGTGAAGGTGATTATGTCCCAGGGCCATCAGAATCATCAGAGGAAGACAATTCTGATGATTTTTCAGAACCAAAGACAAGGGTGGACAGCAGTAAACACGTTGATTTAGTCTCAGAGGGAGACAGTTCAGATAAAATAGCAGGAGTCAAGAGAAGGAATCACTACAAGAAGACTAGCAAGAGATGCAGAAGTTCCTCAGAAGAAAACAGCTCAAATGAAGAAACAGAACTCAAGAGAAAGAATCAATATGCAAATACTTATAAGAGATGTACTAGTTCCCCAATGTCAAACACTAGCAGTGAATCATTGCTTGTAATGAATGTCTCAGAATTAGATGGATCCAAAAAGTACCACCAAAAAAAGCACTTCTGTCTGTTTTGCGAGCAACCGCAATCCAAAATTGCCCGTCATTTACAACGTAAACATGGGGATGAAATAGAAGTAGCTACTGCACTTCGGTTTGCAAAGAGATCAAAAGCTAGGAGACTTCAGCTGAATCTTCTTCGCAAGAAGGGGAATCGGGCACACAACATTCAGGCACTTAAAGAAGGAAAGGGGGTTTTGGTACCATGTAAACAAACAAGTAATGACAAGACCAATCACCAGGACTATCAGCATTGTTTTGCCTGCCATGGGCTCTTTAAACGCAAATCTATGTGGAGGCATGTGGCAAGGTGCACACTAGCACAACACGTTCGAAAGGAGATGCCTGGCAAAACCAGAATACAGGCGCTCTGTGCTAATGCTCAACCGGTTGCTAAAGGAGTGAGTGAAAAGGTATGGAAACTTGTGAGTAACATGGCTCAAGATGATGTAGCCCATGCAGTAAAACAAGACAGATACATCTTGGCATTGGGTGAAAAAATGTACAACAAGAAAGGGGAGAACCCCTCACAACACCAGCACATTCGTCAAACTTTGCGAGAACTAGGGAGACTTGTGATTAAAGGTAGAAAGGTGACACCACTGAAAAAGATGAAGGATTATATCAACCCAAAACACTTCCAACACATCATAAAAGCTGTCAAAGAAGTGACTGGCTATGATGAAAAGACAAACAAATTCGAAAAAGCAACCCTGGCGACAAAGCTTGGGCAAAGCATCCAGAAAATTGCAGACATCATGGAGGGTGAAGCTCTTATTACCCAGAATGAAGAAAAGTTGAAGCTTGTCCGAGACTTCCAAGGCATCTACCGTCTTCGCTGGAATGAAATGATCTCTTCTGCTGCATATCGTACACTTGAACAGAAGAAATGGAACGCACCGCAGCTTATTCCATTAGCAGATGACGTTAAAAAAATACACATGTACTTAGATGAAAAGCAGAAACAATACTACAACCAACTGTGCGATGAGAAAACCTCAGGAAAATGGAGCAATCTAGCAAAAGTGATACTGGCTCAGATGATTATCTTCaacaggaaaagagagggagaggtgtcaAAGATGTCTGTGGCAACATTTCACTCCAGGGACAAATCCCCACTTAACAAAGATGTTGCAGTGGCGCTAACAGAGGTTGAGAGACTACTCTGTGCGCATTTTGAACGCATTGAAACCTGTGGGAAGCGTGGCAGGAAGGTGCCTGTAATCCTTACTCCAGTGATGGTGGAATCTTTAGAGCTGCTTATCAAAGAGCGGTGCTCATGTGGAGTGAGCGAAGGAAATATCTACTTATTTGCCAGGCCAGGATATGATACACATTTTCGGGGGAATGACTGCATCCGCGCCTATGCCAAACAATGTGGTGCCAAGTTACCTGAAGCATTGTCATCAACTAAACTACGAAAACAGGTTGCCACCCTCTCCAGAGTGTTAAATCTCAATGATACAGAACAGGACCAGTTTGCTGACTTCTTGGGTCACGACATTCGGATTCATCGAAAGTTCTACCGTCTTCCAGAGGGAACGCTTCAGTTGGCCAAAATAAGTAAAATACTGATGGCATGTGAACAGGGCAGATTGGCAGAGTTCAAGGGGAAAAGTCTGGATCAAATAACCATCAGTCCCAGTG AAAAAAGCATGGCTGAAAATAATGAGGCTGCAGACTCTTGTTCATCAGAGAACGActctgagagagaggagtcatcTGAAAAATCCTATGAAGAAAATCTGACCG gagagatgtcagcgattcgggccaaacagccaatgactaagggaaagctgggacaaaagAGAGGCTCACATG AAATTGATGCTGCAGCCACTGATTGTGCATCAGAGAACGACTCTGAGAGAGAGGAGTCGTCTGAAAAATCCTATGAAGAAAATCTGACCG gagagatgtcagcgattcgggccaaacagccaatcaccaagggaaagctgggacaaaagAGAGGCTCACATG GTGCCAAAGGAACAAAAAGGTTTTGGTCGACAATAGAGGTGGATGCAGTTGAAGATTCCTTGATGAATTTTATCCGAATGGGAAAAACGCCTGGAAAACAAGACTGTGAGAAATGCATTGCTGCTTCTGGCCAAGCGCTAGTAAACAGGGACTGGAGAGCAGTAAAGTTCTatgtacacaacagaatagtTGCAGATCAGAGAAAATAA